The Leptospira sp. WS39.C2 genome contains a region encoding:
- a CDS encoding transketolase: MEKIEVAKKFANDIRIQVIKMVTAANSGHPGGPLGLADIYAALYTSILNHDPKNPEWAERDRLILSNGHVCAVRYAAMGLSGYFPVEDLLTFRNINSYLQGHPSTRYMKGIESSSGSLGQGLSVSVGLALGAKLKKETYKIYTCISDGECGEGMTWEAAQSAVHFKTDNLIAFMDRNYIQIDGNTEEVMKLEPLDKKFEMFGWNVINADGHNMEEIFSAFAKAKQHSGGPTLIVFRTILGKGVSYMENNPKWHGTPPNKEQEAQALAELA, translated from the coding sequence ATGGAAAAAATTGAAGTCGCTAAGAAATTTGCAAACGATATCCGAATCCAAGTAATCAAAATGGTTACTGCTGCTAATTCTGGTCACCCGGGTGGACCACTTGGACTCGCAGATATCTACGCGGCCCTTTATACTTCAATTCTCAATCATGATCCTAAAAACCCAGAATGGGCTGAAAGAGATCGTTTGATTTTATCCAACGGACACGTATGTGCAGTTCGTTATGCCGCCATGGGACTTTCTGGTTACTTTCCAGTGGAAGACCTCCTTACTTTCCGTAATATCAATTCTTACTTACAAGGCCATCCATCCACTCGTTATATGAAAGGCATTGAGTCAAGTTCAGGTTCCCTTGGACAAGGTTTATCCGTATCTGTTGGTCTTGCACTTGGTGCAAAACTAAAAAAAGAGACATATAAAATTTATACATGCATTTCCGATGGAGAATGTGGAGAAGGTATGACCTGGGAAGCTGCACAGTCTGCAGTACACTTCAAAACTGATAACCTGATTGCCTTTATGGATCGTAACTACATCCAAATTGATGGTAACACGGAAGAAGTAATGAAGTTAGAACCATTGGATAAGAAGTTTGAAATGTTTGGTTGGAATGTAATCAATGCAGACGGACATAATATGGAAGAAATATTTTCTGCATTTGCAAAAGCAAAACAACACTCAGGTGGACCAACACTCATCGTGTTTAGAACTATTTTAGGAAAAGGTGTTTCTTATATGGAAAACAATCCTAAGTGGCATGGTACTCCACCAAATAAAGAACAAGAAGCACAAGCTCTTGCAGAATTAGCTTAA
- a CDS encoding transglutaminase-like domain-containing protein: MGQNSFPDFYPDDITRLLYDWEVAPAEKKRFILKLIASRIPWQIQLESALDEVKDPYLRVQARNLKSEILRHRLRHSFFKLTLRGNTNHYKDLEEMVVQLSNIGFPDQNYAEIKQELDRIALRVSELYDDHSGYLTDELKVQILCQVMFQEEGFVGNIQNYNDPGNSYLFQVMKSRLGIPISLSVVYLLVAQRLGLPLYGTNLPLHFLLQYESDGYFTYIDPFHGGVLLDKFTCEKFLEANGYTNSPKYFTKASTLSMIKRMCRNLLHIYRDNQTKEMENMIKDHLQILESRSTHVE; this comes from the coding sequence ATGGGACAAAACTCTTTTCCTGATTTTTACCCGGATGATATTACTCGTTTATTGTATGATTGGGAAGTAGCTCCTGCAGAAAAAAAACGTTTTATCTTAAAACTCATCGCTTCACGTATTCCTTGGCAAATTCAATTGGAATCTGCCTTGGATGAAGTAAAAGATCCATACCTACGTGTACAAGCTCGTAATTTAAAATCTGAAATACTCCGTCATAGGCTCAGACATTCCTTCTTCAAACTCACATTACGTGGGAATACAAATCATTATAAAGATTTAGAAGAGATGGTCGTGCAACTTTCAAACATAGGATTTCCTGATCAAAATTATGCAGAGATCAAACAGGAATTAGATCGAATTGCACTTCGTGTTTCTGAGTTATACGATGATCATTCGGGTTATCTCACTGACGAATTAAAAGTACAAATCCTGTGCCAAGTGATGTTCCAAGAAGAAGGATTTGTTGGAAATATACAAAATTATAATGATCCAGGTAATTCATATTTATTCCAAGTGATGAAAAGTAGGCTTGGGATCCCAATTTCATTGTCTGTAGTATACCTTCTGGTAGCACAACGACTTGGATTACCTTTGTATGGTACGAACTTGCCACTCCATTTTTTATTACAATATGAATCAGATGGGTATTTTACTTATATTGATCCATTCCATGGTGGAGTATTGTTAGATAAATTTACCTGTGAAAAATTTTTGGAAGCAAATGGATATACGAATTCACCAAAATACTTCACAAAAGCTTCCACTCTATCGATGATTAAACGTATGTGTCGAAATTTATTACACATTTATCGTGATAATCAAACCAAAGAAATGGAAAATATGATCAAGGATCATCTTCAGATATTAGAAAGCCGATCCACTCACGTGGAATAA
- a CDS encoding polyprenyl synthetase family protein yields MKSNFKIQTILSKFDKNLDSIIHEDIPILKKIKKQVITSGGKRIRPFSHYLFCQFLNVKDVSWLDVGSVAELIHAASLLHDDVVDNASIRRGKPTIGASFGNKTAILAGDYLLACGISRLNSLGNQELMEIFSEVLKDLSVSELLQMEWEKNPKITLKIYDQIIYGKTASLFGVCTEAAAILAKKSKAERKQFRQFGVRLGKLFQKKDDCLDYFEDSKTSGKEFLKDFKNGLYTYPILLLRSKLSFIEKSKLNRMFQKETRDSSDEVTILNLMNSKKIPAILHKELEAEKNDLLLFLNQFPKTEERELFIEQLNRLT; encoded by the coding sequence ATGAAATCAAATTTTAAGATCCAAACGATACTATCTAAATTTGATAAAAACTTAGATAGTATCATTCATGAAGACATTCCAATACTAAAAAAAATCAAAAAACAAGTTATCACATCAGGTGGTAAACGCATCCGTCCATTTTCACATTATTTATTTTGCCAATTTTTGAATGTAAAAGATGTTAGTTGGTTGGATGTAGGTAGTGTTGCTGAGCTCATCCATGCCGCTAGTTTGTTGCATGATGATGTTGTAGACAATGCTTCCATACGACGAGGGAAACCGACTATTGGGGCAAGTTTCGGAAACAAAACAGCAATCCTTGCTGGTGATTATCTACTTGCTTGTGGAATCAGCCGACTCAATTCCCTTGGGAATCAAGAACTTATGGAGATTTTTTCAGAAGTTTTAAAGGATTTATCTGTAAGTGAACTCTTACAAATGGAGTGGGAAAAAAACCCTAAAATCACACTTAAAATTTATGACCAAATCATTTATGGGAAAACTGCATCTTTGTTTGGTGTTTGTACCGAAGCCGCAGCTATATTAGCAAAAAAATCAAAAGCCGAAAGAAAACAATTTCGTCAATTTGGTGTTAGGTTAGGGAAGTTGTTCCAAAAAAAGGATGATTGTTTGGATTATTTTGAGGATTCCAAAACCAGTGGGAAGGAATTTTTGAAAGATTTCAAAAACGGACTTTATACATATCCAATATTATTATTACGATCAAAACTTAGTTTCATAGAAAAATCGAAACTAAATCGAATGTTCCAAAAGGAAACTCGTGATTCGAGTGACGAAGTCACAATATTAAACTTAATGAATTCTAAAAAAATACCAGCTATTTTACATAAAGAGTTGGAAGCAGAAAAAAATGATCTGTTACTCTTTCTGAATCAATTTCCAAAAACAGAAGAAAGAGAACTATTTATAGAACAATTAAACCGTCTAACATAA
- a CDS encoding ATP-binding protein, with the protein MLRFVVCFFCFPYLLWAEGENQLIHLGTNPNLTKNNSEQSQSIYYFGFTKESHYYEIEVEEDPLRYFHFENGMLSEIDCELYQNGKLTKHFQAGLLRKKLPEVSYTGGFLFPTKEKGTYRFRIQSDDTHRINFRIRKETDLFQYTKSLSLWQGLYLGLCILLCLFTAAQYVLLREKISLLLTFATSTILFTNVLRSGLFYEYGFSNFDWFYRYVPGLLSLSPIVFVLFLREFLQIKKQYPHFDRYLTAYIYLMLVSIGFVFIDLQLYFRFIYTNSLMLSTTTFVYSIYCMIKKKEHANVLFFAFLVRQISTTLLIFTNTGYLPSFPFLSSANEIGAAIQMTIFTIVISKFQIQTRIVNEQTIAKVNEELEFMVSERTKELQLQKEKLEYTILQLSQTENQLALSEKMTELGKLVAGVAHEINNPLSAIKASIETLMESKQNETLQLGSKENLYDSLTNLEVNTLKRMFQNQSDFGLVASYTERKEKKADLKKILKDNGLDYDESILEKFLDVGITKLEENEILLLQKGKEKLTDLILEEKNFRLHLSIIQIAVDRSSKIILALKNFSRVTHSEHRKIFTLLENIETVITIYQYRMRSKVSLKKTFLTDATLLGWPEDLMRVWTNLILNALEAMKQKGNLTISTEKHGKYVEVKVIDNGPGIPIEIQKKIFEPFFTTKQQGEGTGMGLGITKSIIEKHNGTILLESEQGRTCFSILLPAIELIDPNATE; encoded by the coding sequence TTGCTTCGGTTTGTTGTATGTTTTTTTTGTTTCCCTTATCTGTTATGGGCAGAAGGGGAAAACCAATTAATCCATCTTGGAACAAATCCAAACCTTACAAAAAACAATTCCGAACAATCCCAATCGATCTATTATTTTGGTTTCACAAAGGAAAGCCATTATTATGAAATTGAAGTAGAGGAAGATCCTTTACGATACTTTCATTTTGAAAATGGAATGTTATCGGAAATTGATTGTGAACTTTACCAAAACGGGAAATTAACAAAACATTTCCAGGCAGGTTTATTGCGTAAAAAACTTCCAGAGGTATCTTATACCGGAGGTTTTTTATTTCCAACAAAAGAAAAAGGAACTTATCGTTTCCGTATCCAATCAGATGACACTCATAGAATCAATTTTCGTATCAGAAAAGAAACTGATTTATTCCAATACACAAAATCTTTATCACTTTGGCAAGGTCTCTACTTAGGACTTTGTATCCTTTTATGTTTATTTACAGCTGCACAATATGTTCTCCTTAGAGAAAAAATATCACTCTTATTAACTTTTGCTACTTCGACAATATTATTTACGAATGTCCTAAGGTCTGGTTTATTTTATGAATATGGATTTAGTAATTTTGATTGGTTCTATAGATATGTGCCAGGTCTTTTATCATTAAGTCCAATTGTATTTGTTTTGTTTTTACGAGAGTTTTTACAAATTAAAAAACAATATCCACACTTTGACCGTTACCTCACTGCTTATATCTACCTCATGTTGGTATCCATTGGATTTGTATTCATAGATTTACAATTGTATTTTCGATTTATTTATACCAATAGTTTAATGTTATCTACCACAACTTTTGTTTACTCGATATATTGTATGATCAAAAAAAAGGAACATGCAAATGTTTTGTTTTTTGCATTTTTAGTAAGACAAATCAGCACAACACTTTTGATTTTCACAAACACTGGGTATCTTCCATCTTTTCCTTTCTTAAGCTCAGCCAATGAAATTGGTGCTGCGATCCAAATGACAATCTTTACAATAGTCATTTCAAAATTTCAAATCCAAACTAGAATCGTTAACGAACAAACTATAGCTAAAGTGAATGAAGAACTTGAATTTATGGTTTCAGAAAGAACAAAAGAACTCCAATTACAAAAAGAAAAGTTAGAATATACAATATTACAATTAAGCCAAACAGAAAACCAACTAGCATTATCTGAAAAAATGACAGAACTCGGCAAATTAGTTGCAGGAGTTGCACACGAAATCAATAACCCTCTCAGTGCAATCAAAGCTTCCATAGAAACACTTATGGAATCCAAACAAAATGAAACATTACAATTAGGATCAAAAGAAAATCTTTACGACTCATTAACAAACTTGGAAGTAAATACTTTAAAACGGATGTTCCAAAACCAATCAGATTTTGGACTCGTAGCAAGTTACACAGAAAGAAAAGAAAAAAAAGCAGATCTCAAAAAAATCTTAAAAGATAATGGTTTGGATTATGACGAATCTATCTTAGAAAAATTCTTAGATGTTGGTATTACAAAATTAGAAGAGAATGAAATTTTACTATTACAAAAAGGGAAAGAAAAACTCACCGATCTTATTTTAGAAGAAAAGAACTTTCGTTTACATTTGTCTATCATTCAAATTGCGGTAGACCGTTCATCGAAAATCATATTAGCTCTCAAAAACTTTTCCAGAGTTACTCATTCCGAACATAGAAAAATCTTCACATTGTTAGAAAATATTGAGACAGTCATTACCATTTACCAATACCGAATGCGAAGCAAAGTTTCTTTAAAGAAAACATTTCTAACGGATGCAACTCTTCTCGGTTGGCCAGAAGACCTAATGCGTGTTTGGACAAATCTCATATTAAATGCCCTTGAAGCGATGAAACAAAAAGGGAACCTAACCATTAGTACAGAAAAACATGGGAAGTATGTTGAAGTAAAAGTGATTGATAATGGGCCAGGAATCCCAATTGAAATCCAAAAGAAAATATTTGAACCTTTTTTCACAACAAAACAACAAGGTGAAGGAACTGGAATGGGACTTGGTATAACTAAGTCCATCATTGAAAAACATAATGGTACTATTTTATTGGAATCGGAACAAGGAAGGACATGTTTTTCTATTTTATTGCCTGCCATCGAACTCATCGATCCGAATGCGACTGAATAA
- a CDS encoding chloride channel protein, which yields MFSIQGPRSIYVYSLLIGLLSGFGAYGFNWALTWTESFTFGNLIGYDPGTPAGDLHFHSVENVAKLSPLWILFLPALGGLLVGIITSFFCPEAQGGGTDSLIHAFHFNEGKISKKVPFYKAIATILTLGSGGSGGKEGPTAQIGAGFGSSLANVLGAGARARRTLMLAGTAGGLGAIFRAPLGGAITAVEMVYQEDIESDSLVPCILSSVTAYLTYTSIAGSGSIFSVKEYSLNDYRHIPLYILLGLLCYVVGYFFVKVYHWIQDIFSKLPLPNYLKPAFGGLIVGCIALLFPEVLGSGFGLIQRMINGEVLTSTSFGFSGPFFLLAVAIFKVFSTSLTVGSGSSGGLLGPSFAIGGMLGAFVGTMANVLFPELNIIVFPFLLVGMGSFFAGVARAPIAGMVMVCDMIGSYALLPALMIVSMIAVVLSHKISIYRNQIKNRFLSPSHHWDMNQDIMDRIRILDHFTEFRKYAMVSEHLSLTQLQTNAPGIQASDFILIGSNEEYKGIVSLRKNRILPEYEAELKNLITCGEIVQDVPTVCQKDTLGKALRILLEYDVDKLAIVEENRCLGYLRYIDLFNAYQNEVKNKNKKSKAV from the coding sequence GTGTTTTCGATCCAGGGGCCACGGTCGATTTATGTCTATTCCCTTCTCATTGGGTTACTTTCGGGGTTTGGAGCCTATGGATTCAATTGGGCACTCACTTGGACTGAATCGTTTACCTTTGGCAATTTGATAGGGTATGACCCAGGGACACCTGCGGGTGACTTACACTTCCATTCAGTTGAAAATGTGGCTAAGCTATCCCCCCTATGGATTTTATTTTTACCAGCTTTAGGGGGATTACTCGTTGGCATCATCACTAGTTTTTTCTGTCCTGAAGCACAAGGTGGTGGAACCGATTCACTCATCCATGCCTTCCATTTCAATGAAGGGAAAATCAGCAAAAAAGTTCCATTTTATAAAGCAATTGCCACCATACTTACGTTAGGCTCCGGAGGGTCTGGAGGAAAAGAAGGACCAACAGCCCAAATTGGAGCTGGTTTTGGATCCAGTCTTGCAAATGTTTTAGGAGCTGGAGCAAGGGCACGGCGAACTTTAATGTTAGCGGGGACGGCAGGTGGTCTTGGTGCTATCTTTCGTGCGCCGCTCGGTGGTGCAATCACTGCAGTCGAGATGGTATACCAAGAAGATATTGAAAGTGATTCCCTTGTTCCATGTATTTTGTCTTCTGTAACTGCATACTTAACTTATACTAGTATTGCGGGGAGTGGTTCTATATTTTCGGTAAAGGAATATAGTTTAAATGATTACCGCCATATTCCACTTTATATTCTACTAGGTTTATTGTGTTATGTGGTTGGTTATTTTTTTGTAAAAGTTTACCATTGGATTCAAGATATATTTTCTAAATTACCCTTACCAAATTATTTAAAACCAGCATTTGGTGGACTCATTGTTGGCTGTATTGCCTTACTATTTCCAGAAGTATTAGGTTCTGGTTTTGGACTGATACAAAGAATGATCAATGGAGAAGTATTAACCTCAACTAGTTTTGGATTCTCGGGACCGTTTTTTTTACTCGCAGTTGCGATCTTTAAAGTTTTTTCCACTTCACTCACTGTTGGTTCAGGGAGTTCTGGTGGTTTGCTTGGCCCTTCTTTTGCCATCGGTGGAATGTTAGGTGCCTTTGTGGGAACAATGGCTAATGTATTATTCCCTGAACTCAATATCATTGTATTTCCTTTTTTACTTGTTGGTATGGGATCCTTTTTTGCAGGAGTGGCAAGGGCTCCGATTGCAGGAATGGTTATGGTTTGTGATATGATAGGAAGTTATGCGTTATTACCAGCACTTATGATCGTATCCATGATCGCTGTTGTATTATCACATAAAATCTCGATTTATAGAAACCAGATTAAAAATCGATTTTTATCACCTTCCCACCATTGGGATATGAACCAAGATATCATGGATAGGATTCGGATCTTAGACCATTTCACTGAGTTTCGTAAATATGCAATGGTTTCCGAACATTTATCGTTAACCCAATTACAAACCAATGCTCCTGGTATACAGGCTAGCGATTTTATACTCATCGGTTCAAACGAAGAATACAAAGGCATTGTTTCCCTTAGAAAAAATAGAATCCTTCCAGAATATGAAGCAGAACTAAAAAATTTAATCACGTGCGGAGAAATTGTACAGGATGTGCCTACTGTGTGTCAAAAAGATACATTGGGGAAAGCATTACGCATTTTATTAGAATATGATGTCGACAAACTCGCTATTGTTGAAGAAAATAGATGTCTAGGATATTTACGGTATATTGATTTATTCAATGCTTACCAAAACGAAGTCAAAAATAAAAACAAAAAATCAAAAGCAGTATGA
- a CDS encoding ATP-dependent zinc protease, which translates to MRKSLNSFHKNILKFLSNMYLICFYFVILFIFANCFGSGQVVEKKPDQHVKPIIIPPQYLKPIVGRVEWVEFPNWKLKLRARIDTGALSCSINAVNIERVVENGETYILFDTFVNEKPVRLKSKFVKEAKVTSTSGVSEKRIMIRELIKVGKYKEETMINLNDRNNLNYPILIGRNFLRGKFLVDVSLSHQLGD; encoded by the coding sequence ATGAGAAAATCATTAAATTCATTTCATAAGAACATTCTAAAATTCCTATCTAACATGTATTTGATTTGTTTCTATTTTGTTATATTGTTCATATTTGCAAATTGTTTCGGATCTGGACAAGTAGTTGAAAAAAAGCCAGACCAACATGTCAAACCCATCATCATTCCTCCTCAATATCTAAAACCAATCGTTGGACGAGTAGAATGGGTTGAGTTCCCTAATTGGAAACTAAAATTACGGGCCAGGATTGATACTGGTGCCTTGTCTTGTTCGATCAATGCTGTGAATATCGAACGAGTTGTTGAAAATGGAGAAACATATATCTTATTTGATACTTTTGTAAATGAAAAACCTGTTCGTTTGAAAAGTAAATTTGTGAAAGAAGCAAAAGTAACTAGTACATCTGGTGTTTCAGAAAAAAGAATAATGATCCGTGAATTGATCAAAGTAGGTAAATATAAAGAAGAAACTATGATCAATTTAAATGATAGAAATAATCTAAACTATCCTATATTGATTGGAAGGAATTTTTTGCGCGGGAAATTTTTAGTGGATGTGTCATTGTCACACCAATTAGGGGATTAA
- a CDS encoding 7TM domain-containing protein — protein sequence MDRKTYITVVILIILPIISILYKLNVAELSLLPVAVDDTVNLQVVISPKENVAISEVSFPIPKQFVQAKVLKANIKTEDFDYRVIKKQYGHLGIWEGEDWNSAIGYYAKIKMLPYENQDPEPEIPLPSKKQLVKEPYYLSLKQFSSEELTLAKNLYEQIHPYDKDNVSSAKQIYYFISEEIINTYKDITLSDTIRLNSGNAYSQALLFSLLCRMRGIQARTVAGFDLNKQSEKDNKNKITFWNEIRFHGKWYFVSTYKSIFASSVTGYLPLWKSVEEKRSLGEDPATFRYTAYITKSNVNRYNFKEYSEEIASSNSFLRYYSLYSLPTPLQNLFRLVILIPIGALVLSVARNMIGIPTFGIFTPILLAMFFYETNLWFGIGFFLLMIVLGFFERYALDKFYLLAVPRLSILLTITVLTLILFSIINEEISIFNQMSVTLFPIVITTIFVERFSIMIIEEGVIHTMVTLLGTLIIALISYMIFFFGSLQILFFTHPELLLIVIAIQILLGLYKGYRVSELFRFKEIFKS from the coding sequence TTGGATCGAAAAACTTACATAACTGTTGTTATACTTATTATCCTTCCAATAATTTCTATTTTATACAAGCTAAACGTTGCTGAGTTATCACTTTTGCCTGTAGCAGTGGACGATACAGTCAATTTGCAAGTAGTCATTTCTCCTAAAGAAAATGTGGCAATCTCAGAAGTTTCATTCCCAATTCCTAAACAATTTGTCCAAGCCAAAGTATTAAAAGCAAATATCAAAACAGAAGATTTTGATTACCGTGTGATCAAAAAACAGTATGGGCATTTGGGGATATGGGAAGGAGAAGATTGGAATTCTGCGATTGGTTATTATGCAAAAATCAAAATGTTGCCTTACGAAAATCAGGATCCAGAACCTGAAATTCCTTTACCCTCAAAAAAACAATTGGTTAAGGAACCTTATTATCTTTCTCTCAAACAATTTTCTTCTGAAGAGTTAACTCTTGCTAAAAACTTATACGAACAAATTCATCCGTATGACAAAGATAATGTTTCATCTGCCAAACAAATTTATTATTTTATCTCTGAAGAAATCATCAATACGTATAAAGATATAACTCTTTCCGATACAATTCGGCTGAATAGCGGAAATGCATATTCGCAGGCTTTACTCTTTTCTTTACTCTGTAGGATGCGTGGGATCCAGGCACGAACAGTAGCTGGATTTGATTTAAACAAACAATCCGAAAAAGATAACAAAAATAAAATCACATTTTGGAATGAAATTCGTTTTCATGGCAAATGGTATTTTGTTTCCACTTATAAAAGTATTTTTGCAAGTTCTGTCACAGGGTATCTTCCTTTATGGAAATCTGTAGAAGAAAAACGTAGTTTAGGGGAAGACCCAGCAACTTTTCGTTATACGGCATATATCACAAAGTCCAATGTGAATCGATATAATTTTAAAGAATACAGTGAAGAGATTGCTTCAAGTAATAGTTTTTTACGTTATTATTCTCTTTATAGTTTGCCAACTCCCTTACAAAATTTGTTTCGTCTCGTAATTTTGATTCCGATTGGAGCTCTTGTGTTATCGGTTGCTAGGAATATGATAGGGATTCCAACGTTTGGAATTTTTACACCCATTTTACTTGCTATGTTTTTTTATGAAACAAACCTCTGGTTTGGAATTGGATTTTTTCTTTTGATGATAGTCCTTGGATTTTTTGAAAGGTATGCTTTGGATAAGTTTTACTTACTAGCGGTGCCAAGACTTTCCATTTTACTCACAATAACAGTTCTTACCCTTATTTTGTTTTCGATTATCAATGAAGAAATTTCTATCTTTAACCAAATGAGTGTGACATTGTTCCCCATAGTGATCACAACTATTTTTGTCGAACGGTTTTCAATTATGATCATTGAGGAAGGTGTCATACACACAATGGTCACCTTACTTGGAACACTTATTATCGCCTTAATCAGTTATATGATATTTTTCTTTGGGTCATTGCAGATTTTATTTTTCACCCATCCAGAGTTACTTCTCATTGTGATTGCGATTCAAATTTTACTCGGTTTGTACAAAGGTTACCGAGTTTCGGAACTTTTTCGATTTAAGGAAATTTTTAAATCGTGA
- a CDS encoding alpha-L-glutamate ligase-like protein, with translation MISIFQKFESEGILGINRRIGEFILPNNPREHYPLVDDKWKTAELTRQFHVPMPKHYGVVDTFGGIQKTKNLVKDHPGFVVKPANGGMGNGILVINKTEVLENGNVLFHKSDGRVLLEKEINHHISGILSGLYSLDGNSDTCILQERLECHPFFQEISFRGIPDIRVIVYLGYPVMAMLRLPTKESGGRANLHQGALGVGVNLLDGMLTHSVCNDKLIYVHPDTKQTLSGRVIPHWLSILEMSSRCYDMSGLGYLGVDIVLDERRGPLLLEMNARPGLGIQIANRMGLVKRLKLAERIVNSADGPKDRVHRILEELKRN, from the coding sequence GTGATTTCTATCTTCCAAAAATTCGAATCGGAAGGAATCCTCGGGATCAATCGGAGGATTGGTGAATTTATTTTACCAAACAATCCAAGAGAACATTACCCTCTTGTTGATGACAAATGGAAAACTGCAGAACTCACACGCCAATTCCATGTTCCAATGCCTAAACATTATGGAGTGGTTGATACCTTTGGTGGGATTCAAAAAACAAAAAACTTAGTCAAAGATCACCCTGGATTTGTTGTGAAACCTGCTAATGGTGGAATGGGTAATGGAATATTAGTCATCAACAAAACAGAAGTATTAGAAAATGGGAATGTACTGTTTCATAAATCTGATGGAAGGGTTTTGTTAGAAAAAGAAATCAACCATCATATATCAGGGATTTTATCTGGTTTGTATTCTCTTGATGGAAACTCAGACACGTGTATTTTACAAGAACGATTGGAATGCCATCCATTTTTCCAAGAAATTTCTTTCAGAGGTATCCCTGATATTCGTGTGATTGTTTATTTGGGTTATCCTGTGATGGCAATGTTACGATTGCCAACAAAAGAATCAGGTGGTCGGGCAAACTTACACCAAGGAGCTTTGGGTGTTGGTGTCAATTTATTAGATGGAATGTTAACACATTCTGTTTGTAATGACAAACTGATATATGTCCATCCTGATACAAAACAGACGTTAAGCGGCCGAGTCATCCCACATTGGTTATCCATTCTTGAAATGTCTTCTAGGTGTTATGATATGTCAGGACTTGGATATTTAGGTGTGGATATTGTTTTAGATGAAAGAAGAGGTCCTTTGTTATTAGAAATGAATGCAAGGCCTGGGCTTGGAATTCAAATTGCTAACCGAATGGGTCTTGTCAAACGATTGAAACTTGCTGAGAGAATTGTAAATTCGGCAGATGGTCCAAAGGACAGAGTCCACCGAATCTTAGAAGAATTAAAGAGAAATTAA
- a CDS encoding DUF6580 family putative transport protein — protein sequence MFQSRVSVAILMVIATVLSRVLPHPPNFTPVLAVSLFSGAYLTDRKLALVVPILAMFFSDLVIGFHDLMPVVYGFMALSVLFGKQIGTSVSKSFGYTAIGSVLFFIVTNLAVWATSGMYTLDLSGLTQCFVMAVPFFQNSILGDFVYSGILFGAMAFLNRTVFQTEKQTA from the coding sequence ATGTTCCAATCTCGTGTTTCTGTTGCCATATTGATGGTGATTGCTACTGTCCTTAGTCGTGTTTTACCGCACCCACCTAATTTTACGCCAGTTTTGGCAGTTTCGCTTTTTTCCGGTGCGTATTTAACAGACAGAAAATTAGCCCTAGTGGTCCCAATCCTTGCGATGTTTTTCTCCGACCTAGTCATTGGATTCCATGATCTTATGCCTGTTGTGTATGGATTTATGGCTCTATCCGTTTTATTTGGAAAACAAATTGGAACATCCGTTTCCAAATCCTTTGGTTACACTGCGATTGGTTCTGTTTTATTCTTTATTGTGACAAACTTAGCTGTTTGGGCAACCAGTGGAATGTATACTTTGGACCTTTCTGGCCTTACACAATGTTTTGTGATGGCAGTTCCTTTTTTCCAAAACTCAATTCTAGGTGATTTCGTTTATTCTGGAATTTTGTTCGGAGCAATGGCATTTCTGAATCGTACCGTTTTCCAAACAGAAAAACAAACCGCTTAA